A genome region from Sphaeramia orbicularis unplaced genomic scaffold, fSphaOr1.1, whole genome shotgun sequence includes the following:
- the dhrsx gene encoding polyprenol dehydrogenase isoform X1, which produces MCAGSGSCGTSCSTGPSHCQVLSKRRLTEGTMEGKTSGPSCSGLNLVAHPRAKSKVWKYFGFDTDADGCILHWKRIYCRVCMSQIAYSGNTSNLSYHLEKNHPVEFSEFVKSNTDQMREAFATAYSKIKMEPAGVHVQPTHDSTLRQSFNYENRRHNDLTVAVLNFICEGLCPVSVVEEPTFKALMSTVDPGYSLPSRSDLLGKMLPQMYCRTRDLVFGELAGVVNCGITTDLWQSQTQNRTYISLSTHSVNYNTTSGFSMTNKCLKTFEVQEDNTAENITRAMYEAFVEWGITHKVSGATTNGSVDIVKACSLLELSVEMPCLGHSVNRAMDEAFQLPRVDAFLSCCRKLVDHFREPAMYLLREKQKQHGLPLHTLVTDRGRSWLATLAMLQRLKEQQVAITATLVENSSSHHFNFDSADWALMEGLIEVLQPFKVVANMFTSCRYPTISMVRPVLHMLLNTTLKANEGDLKEISMTKEVISKVLSSTYSQNSQSSQEIAMFLNTATFLDPRYKKLPFLSAQECSKVESNIIEEAKAILEKQVVERPCLDDFSLVSDEPPNKKLVPPRESSTSSATQDNPLAAIFCQSDSDQSQEELHAQVVEELSNYKSQRVLGLNEDPLLWWSSHAALFPTLPKVLQKYWCVPATSVPCHRLFSSSGTVLCGKRNRISPVLVDQQVFLYENLRSYYEPEHCEEDLEGTCGGGQSLD; this is translated from the exons ATGTGTGCGGGATCCGGGTCCTGTGGTACCAGCTGTTCCACCGGTCCTTCACACTGCCAG GTTCTGAGTAAGCGAAGACTTACCGAGGGAACCATGGAGGGTAAAACTTCAGGACCGTCGTGCTCCGGCCTGAATCTGGTCGCACACCCACGAGCGAAAAGCAAAGTCTGGAAGTATTTTGGCTTCGACACGGACGCAGACGGGTGCATACTGCACTGGAAGCGGATCTACTGCCGAGTGTGCATGAGCCAAATTGCTTACTCTGGGAACACCTCCAACCTGTCGTACCATCTAGAAAAGAACCACCCCGTAGAGTTCAGCGAGTTTGTCAAGAGCAACACGGACCAGATGCGCGAGGCATTTGCCACTGCTTACTCCAAGATAAAGATGGAGCCGGCGGGCGTCCACGTCCAGCCAACGCATGACTCCACCCTGAGGCAGAGCTTCAACTACGAGAACCGACGACACAACGACCTGACTGTAGCCGTCCTCAACTTCATCTGCGAGGGGCTGTGCCCAGTATCTGTGGTTGAAGAGCCCACCTTCAAAGCCTTAATGAGTACCGTGGACCCCGGGTACTCGCTGCCCAGCAGAAGTGACCTTTTGGGTAAAATGCTGCCTCAGATGTACTGCCGCACTCGTGACCTGGTGTTCGGTGAGCTGGCCGGAGTGGTCAACTGCGGCATTACCACCGACCTTTGGCAAAGTCAAACACAAAACCGGACGTACATTTCACTGTCCACGCATTCGGTTAATTACAACACGACGTCCGGTTTCTCCATGACCAACAAGTGCCTTAAAACCTTTGAGGTGCAGGAAGACAACACTGCTGAGAACATCACCAGAGCCATGTACGAGGCCTTCGTGGAATGGGGGATCACTCATAAGGTCAGCGGCGCCACCACCAATGGTTCAGTTGACATCGTGAAAGCGTGCTCGCTGCTGGAGCTGTCAGTTGAAATGCCCTGCCTTGGCCACTCCGTCAACCGGGCCATGGACGAAGCCTTCCAGCTGCCGCGGGTCGACGCTTTCTTATCGTGCTGCCGCAAACTCGTTGACCATTTCCGAGAACCGGCGATGTACCTGCTGAGGGAGAAACAAAAGCAACACGGCCTCCCTCTGCACACGCTGGTTACAGATAGAGGTCGGTCCTGGTTGGCTACGCTAGCCATGCTACAAAGACTGAAAGAGCAGCAGGTGGCTATAACGGCGACGCTAGTAGAGAATTCCAGCAGCCATCACTTCAACTTTGACAGCGCTGACTGGGCTTTGATGGAGGGCTTGATCGAAGTTCTTCAGCCTTTTAAAGTTGTGGCAAACATGTTCACTTCCTGCAGGTACCCGACTATTAGCATGGTAAGACCTGTGCTCCACATGCTCCTAAACACCACCCTGAAGGCCAATGAGGGGGACCTGAAGGAGATAAGCATGACAAAAGAGGTCATCTCCAAGGTCCTGTCCAGCACCTATTCACAGAATTCACAGTCTTCTCAAGAGATTGCGATGTTTCTCAACACTGCGACTTTTCTGGACCCACGGTACAAGAAACTACCATTCCTGTCGGCTCAGGAATGCTCCAAAGTTGAGAGTAACATCATTGAGGAGGCAAAGGCCATTCTGGAGAAGCAGGTCGTAGAGCGACCGTGCCTTGACGACTTCTCCTTGGTCTCTGATGAACCACCAAATAAAAAGCTAGTGCCTCCAAGGGAGTCGTCAACCAGTAGTGCAACACAAGACAATCCCTTGGCGGCCATTTTTTGCCAGTCTGACTCGGACCAGAGCCAAGAGGAGCTACATGCTCAAGTTGTAGAAGAACTGAGCAACTACAAATCCCAACGAGTCCTGGGTCTGAATGAAGACCCTTTACTTTGGTGGTCCAGTCACGCAGCTTTGTTCCCCACCCTGCCCAAGGTCCTGCAGAAGTACTGGTGCGTTCCCGCCACCAGCGTCCCCTGCCACAGACTGTTCAGCTCATCTGGGACCGTCCTCTGTGGGAAGAGGAACCGCATCAGCCCGGTCCTGGTAGACCAGCAGGTGTTTCTGTACGAGAACCTGCGGAGCTACTACGAACCCGAACACTGTGAGGAGGATTTGGAGGGGACCTGTGGTGGGGGACAGTCCCTTGACTGA